Below is a genomic region from Echinicola rosea.
CTGGTTTTTACTACGATAGGGGAAATACTTTTGGAAACCGTTTTAGGTTGGATATTGTCGATTTCCATAAATATTTTTTCCGGTTCAGTGTGTTTGATCTCAAGTGTTTCTTGATGGAATAAAATGGTCAGTTGCGGAAGGAAAAAACAAGTTTCGGGGCAGTTTACTAGTGATGGATTTTGGCTTTTAAGCCTTTCGAATTTGTTTTTGAGGTCATAGCTCAAGATTCCTGCCTTGGGACCAACGTGTGATTCGAGGACATTCCAAGGGATGGTTTCTTGTCCGGCATAGAGCACATGGGGAAAACCTTGTACTGGATAAGCAATGTCGTTGGGATGGTGATAACTGGTGTAGTCGAAATGCTCTGTGACCCAGTGCAGGGCCTTTTCGATCCAGTTTTTCTTGAGCGGAAATTCCCTTGTTAATGTGTCCATCATGGGGCAAAATTAAGGGAAAGGACATAAAAAAAGAGGAATTTGATCAAATTCCTCTTTTTGTAAATCTTTCTATCAGCACTTAGTCTGCTTTGATTTCAAAGCCAACATTTACCGTGTTGTAGATGAATTTGTCTTTTGCTTTGTCCGCGACAGAGCTTTCGTCACTGTAGGTCAAGCCCCAGTCAGTTCTGTCGATATTAAAACCGGCTTTGGCCGATACAACGCCATTGTTTAGGCTGACAGCTGCAGGGAACTTGATGTTTTTGGTAGTGCCCCTCATGGTCAGGTTTCCGCTGATCCAGTGGGTAGGGTTTTCTACCATTTGCTCGCTAAGGCTGTTAGGGGTAAATTCAGTTTCGAATTCTTCTTTGTCTTCGATGGTAGCATCAGCCGTAAATGGCTCCACAGCGGTCACTTCAAACGTCGCCGTAGGATGGTTAGCCGCATCAAAGAAATCAGGAGATTGAAGGTGGCCGTGAAGTTTACCGTAATTTTCAGAACCTTCTTCCATATCGCCAATTTCGAGGGCAGCAATGTCAAAGGTAAAATTACCGCTGGTAATGGCATCTCCTTCGATGGTGATTTCTCCAGCCGTCACGGGGATTGTCCCAAAATGCTTGCCAGCAGGCTTGAAGCCGGTCCAAGAAACTGCACTTGCGGCAGGATCTACAGCAACGGTGGTCCCAGTTGCTTCAGCTACTTCTTGTGCTTCAGAAGTTTCTACAGTTTCGCTTTTTTGGCCACAAGCCACCATTAAGAGGGCACTTGCCAGTAATAGGCCGGTAGTTTTAATTGATTTCATAATTGTTTAGTCTTATAATTTTATGTGTATTAGATGTATGTACATGTAAATTTAAATTTAGAAAAAAAGGTTCACATTGTCATTAAAAAAACTAGATTTGATGATTAAATGTTTGAGTATAAGACGAAAAAACACGTAGAATAGTTATATGGCACTAGTAAAAGCGGTAAATGGTAAGGCACCTAAACTCGGGGATAAATGCTGGCTGGCAGATAACGCCACCGTGGTAGGAGATGTGCGTATGGGAGAAGGCTGTACGGTATGGTTCAATGCCGTGGTACGGGGTGATGTCCACGAAATCGTCATCGGAAACCATACCAATATCCAAGATGGCGCCATCATCCATTGTACTTATCAAAAGGCTGGTACCTATATCGGAAGCAATGTGTCCATCGCCCACAACGCCATCGTACACGGATGTACCGTTCATGATAATGTCCTGATCGGTATGGGGGCAGTGGTCATGGACAATGCAGTGGTGCATAGTGGTGCAGTGATAGCCGCCGGAGCCATCGTCTTAGCCGGGACGGTGGTGGAAGCCAACAGCATTTATGCTGGGATTCCCGCCAAAAAGGTAAAAGATACAGGTGAGGAGATGATGGCGGTCATCAAACGCACTGCTGAAAATTACCCTAAATATGCTTCCTGGTATGGGGAGGAATAATGGCCTGAATGAGGGAGGTGTTTACAAACTTAATGTTTTAATGATTTTTTGACCGAAACCGGTTGTTTCTGAAAGCTGTAAATCAGGTAAAACAGTGCTGGAAGGATAAATAGACTGCCGATCAGCAGGGCCATGCCCAATGCGAATATGGTACTTTCACCTGCGGCTGCATTTTCCAAGCTTATCGTGCTGTTTTTGAGAATGATAAAATCGGGATGTTGGCTGACCATCAGCGTTACCAGGATCATGGTGATCTGAAAGCCTACGAGTACCCGGGGCCAATAGACTTTTTTCTGTCGCAATAGCATCCAAGTTACTGGCAGGGACAAGGTGGCCAAGACCAATGCCGCCAATCCAACTGGGTGGTTGATCAGCTCTGTAAACAGCCGGATGCCTTCCCATTCCCCGACCAGAAACACCAAGCCTCCAGCGATTACAGTCAGGATGTTCATGCGGAAAGCTTTTTTTCGAAAGAGTTCACGGTCATCATTGTCGTTGGCCTCCCCGATCAGGAATACCGCCGCGAGAAATCCGCAGATTACCACAGTGAAAAGCCCTACCGATAGCGGAAACCACCCCAGCCACGGACTCAGGTATGCTGACACGAAATCTGTGGCATCAGGATCTATTCTTCCTGAGATGGCGGTGCCGGCTAAGATACCAAGGAAAAATGGCGTCATAAAAGAAGAGTAAACAAAGATCAGGTTGTAGATTTTTTGGAAATGATCTTTCACGGCATCATAATGCCGAAATATAAAGGCTGTTCCGCGTGCAATAATCCCAATCAAGAGCAGGGAAAGGGGGATGTGGAGATAGACCGAGGCCAATGTGTAAATTTCCGGAAACCCCACAAACAAGATCACAATTGTAATGATCAGCCACATGTGGTTGGCTTCCCAGATCGGACCAATTGCCTGATAAGTAAGCAGTCGTGTTCGTTCTTTGGATGATCCACCCGAAAAGAGCTCGATGATTCCCGCACCAAAATCGGCTCCTCCAAAGAGGAGGTAAAATAGTAAAGAAAGGTATAAAAATGCGATGACTACGTAAAGCATAATTCAGGAATTTGACGGTAGTGATAAGTCTTGGTTTTTATCGATGTTTTTGATCTGGCGGATCAGGAGTAAAGTGACGATTCCGGCAAGTGAGACATAAATCGCTGCATATAGTAAAAAGGAATACACAATGCCCGGCATCGGGGTGACGGCATCCTTGGTCTTCATGATGCCATAAAGTATCCACGGCTGTCGCCCCACTTCTGTGACAAACCAACCTGCTTCTACGGCTAAGAACCCTAGTGGGGTAAGCAGGGCAATCCATCCCAAAAATTTACTGGAATAGATGTACTTTTTATTCTTCCAGAGGCCAAAAAGCCAGATAATTCCCGTTATCATGAGCACCATGCCACAGCCTACCATGATCTGAAAAGCGAAGTGGGTAATGGTGACAGGAGGTTGCTCATCTTTGGGGATTTGGTCCAAGCCGGTGACTTCTGCATTGAAATCCCCATGGGCCAGGAAGCTTAGGGCACCAGGGATCTTAATGGCATAATGTACCGCTTGGTTTTCTTCATCAGGAATGCCGCCGATGATCAATGAGGCAGCCTCTTCCGTTTTAAAATGTGCTTCCATTGCCGCAAGTTTGGCAGGTTGTCTCTCTGCGACGTCCTTGGCAGAAAGGTCTCCACTGAGGGGCTGTAAGATGGCAGCCACTGCACCTAGGGTGAGGGAAATCTTCAAAGCGGCTTTATGGATATTGGTGTTTTTGCCCTTGGTAAGCAGCCAAGCATGGATGCCGGCCACTGCAAAGCATGTCGCCACAAATGCGGCCAAGATCATGTGCAGCGATTGGGTAAACCAAGCGTCGTTAAACATGGCGGCCATGGGGTCAATGTTCAGGTATTCACCGTTTACGTAGTCAAAACCTGCAGGGGAATTCATCCAAGCGTTGGCAGCGACCACCAAGATGCCTGAAGCCAGGCCGCTTACCCCGACTACCACTCCGGTAAACCAGTGGAACCAGGGATGGAATTTCTCCCACCCATACAGAAAGAATCCCAAGGCAATCGCCTCAATGAAAAAGGCGGTGCCTTCCAAGGAAAAGGGCATCCCGAAAATCGGGCCTGCATGCTTCATGAATTCCGGCCACAATAATCCTAGCTCAAAGGAAAGCATGGTGCCCGACACAGCTCCCGTCACGAAGAAGATGGCCACGCCCTTGCTCCAAGCCTTGGTGAGGGTCTTGTATTTTTCTTTTCCGGATTTGAGGTATTTATAGTGGGAAATTGCCATCAAGAAGGGCATGATCATGCCGATGCAGGCAAAGATGATGTGAAAACCCAACGAAAGTGCCATTTGAGACCTGGCGGCCAGTAGATCATCCATACGCGAATAGGTTAAAAATTGTTAAAACCTTGCCTTTACTTACGGCATAGGCTGATTTAGGTTCGCTAGGATAAGATAATAAATCAATGTTTAAATATGACTTTTGACCTGTATTTTTAAGTTAAATGAATTTATCCAAAACCTGTTCTAGGCTGGCGATCCTTTTGATTTTGCCGGAAGGGGTCTCTGTAAAATTTTCTATAAAATAAATGTTTTTTGGACGCTCATGTTTTTTGACTTTTGCGGCAATTTCAGATTCAATTTGTTCCCTTTTGGCAGTGGAAATAGGGGCTGACTCGATGACCAATACTACCCGCTGTCCCCATTTTTCGTCAGGTGCTCCAGCAATAAAATAGCGTTTCCCTGGTAAATGCATTTCCATGGTTGAGGCGATTTCTACTTCCAGTTTTTCTGGCTGTATTTTTATCCCACCGGAATTGATGGTAAAGTCTGCCCGTCCTTGCCAAATAAAGGTGTTTGCTGCGGGAATGGTTACCTTATCATTTGTGGTCAGGGTGGTGTTGGCCATTGGAGCATTGATGACCAGGCAGGAGTCTTTGGAGGTGGAAATAGTCACTCCAGGGAGCGTACGATAGATGAGTGGAGGAAGACCGGTTATTTTGGCCAAGGCAATATGGGAAACGGTTTCTGTCATGCCGTATGTTTGGTAGGCATTACAGGATAGTTGGGATATTTCCTTTTGGAGTTTATGTGATAGGGGTGCTCCGCCAATGATGAGGTGTTGGATGTTTTTTAGTTTTTCTATACTATAGAGAAGGCTGTTTTCGACTTGTGCCGGTACCATCGCTACAAAACCAAAGGTGCCCAAACCATCTAAATCAGCCAAAGGGGTTCCGGAAGGTTCTTGCAAATAGATGATGCTGTCCCATTCCAGTCCTCTGACGAGCATCATTTTACCGGCAATCATGTCGGTGTTTAAACAGCAAAGTAGATTGGCCTTTGGCTCAATGTCAAAGAATTTACCTGTGGCAGCCGCACTTATTTCCATTTGCCGCCGGCTTATGTCGATCGTCTTAGGTGTCCCGGTGGAGCCGGAGGTATTCAGCTGAAAG
It encodes:
- a CDS encoding YceI family protein, which encodes MKSIKTTGLLLASALLMVACGQKSETVETSEAQEVAEATGTTVAVDPAASAVSWTGFKPAGKHFGTIPVTAGEITIEGDAITSGNFTFDIAALEIGDMEEGSENYGKLHGHLQSPDFFDAANHPTATFEVTAVEPFTADATIEDKEEFETEFTPNSLSEQMVENPTHWISGNLTMRGTTKNIKFPAAVSLNNGVVSAKAGFNIDRTDWGLTYSDESSVADKAKDKFIYNTVNVGFEIKAD
- a CDS encoding gamma carbonic anhydrase family protein encodes the protein MALVKAVNGKAPKLGDKCWLADNATVVGDVRMGEGCTVWFNAVVRGDVHEIVIGNHTNIQDGAIIHCTYQKAGTYIGSNVSIAHNAIVHGCTVHDNVLIGMGAVVMDNAVVHSGAVIAAGAIVLAGTVVEANSIYAGIPAKKVKDTGEEMMAVIKRTAENYPKYASWYGEE
- a CDS encoding cytochrome d ubiquinol oxidase subunit II gives rise to the protein MLYVVIAFLYLSLLFYLLFGGADFGAGIIELFSGGSSKERTRLLTYQAIGPIWEANHMWLIITIVILFVGFPEIYTLASVYLHIPLSLLLIGIIARGTAFIFRHYDAVKDHFQKIYNLIFVYSSFMTPFFLGILAGTAISGRIDPDATDFVSAYLSPWLGWFPLSVGLFTVVICGFLAAVFLIGEANDNDDRELFRKKAFRMNILTVIAGGLVFLVGEWEGIRLFTELINHPVGLAALVLATLSLPVTWMLLRQKKVYWPRVLVGFQITMILVTLMVSQHPDFIILKNSTISLENAAAGESTIFALGMALLIGSLFILPALFYLIYSFQKQPVSVKKSLKH
- a CDS encoding cytochrome ubiquinol oxidase subunit I, whose protein sequence is MDDLLAARSQMALSLGFHIIFACIGMIMPFLMAISHYKYLKSGKEKYKTLTKAWSKGVAIFFVTGAVSGTMLSFELGLLWPEFMKHAGPIFGMPFSLEGTAFFIEAIALGFFLYGWEKFHPWFHWFTGVVVGVSGLASGILVVAANAWMNSPAGFDYVNGEYLNIDPMAAMFNDAWFTQSLHMILAAFVATCFAVAGIHAWLLTKGKNTNIHKAALKISLTLGAVAAILQPLSGDLSAKDVAERQPAKLAAMEAHFKTEEAASLIIGGIPDEENQAVHYAIKIPGALSFLAHGDFNAEVTGLDQIPKDEQPPVTITHFAFQIMVGCGMVLMITGIIWLFGLWKNKKYIYSSKFLGWIALLTPLGFLAVEAGWFVTEVGRQPWILYGIMKTKDAVTPMPGIVYSFLLYAAIYVSLAGIVTLLLIRQIKNIDKNQDLSLPSNS
- a CDS encoding AMP-binding protein; the protein is MGKIIIGTSSIPFGEIKKGNWPDCGPYFDRSLAFCQAWLNGEASFQLNTSGSTGTPKTIDISRRQMEISAAATGKFFDIEPKANLLCCLNTDMIAGKMMLVRGLEWDSIIYLQEPSGTPLADLDGLGTFGFVAMVPAQVENSLLYSIEKLKNIQHLIIGGAPLSHKLQKEISQLSCNAYQTYGMTETVSHIALAKITGLPPLIYRTLPGVTISTSKDSCLVINAPMANTTLTTNDKVTIPAANTFIWQGRADFTINSGGIKIQPEKLEVEIASTMEMHLPGKRYFIAGAPDEKWGQRVVLVIESAPISTAKREQIESEIAAKVKKHERPKNIYFIENFTETPSGKIKRIASLEQVLDKFI